A single genomic interval of Lathyrus oleraceus cultivar Zhongwan6 chromosome 7, CAAS_Psat_ZW6_1.0, whole genome shotgun sequence harbors:
- the LOC127105783 gene encoding probable beta-1,4-xylosyltransferase IRX10L, translating into MGLSKLSFLGFLSAAFLVSIDAVELHRNQPTERISGSAGDVLEDDPVGRLKVFVYELPSKYNKKILQKDPRCLAHMFAAEIFMHRFLLSSAVRTFNPEEADWFYTPVYTTCDLTPNGLPLPFKSPRMMRSAIQLISSNWPYWNRTEGADHFFVVPHDFGACFHYQEEKAIERGILSMLRRATLVQTFGQRNHVCLKEGSITVPPYAPPQKMHSHLIPDKTPRSIFVYFRGLFYDVGNDPEGGYYARGARAAVWENFKNNPLFDISTEHPTTYYEDMQRAVFCLCPLGWAPWSPRLVEAVVFGCIPVIIADDIVLPFADAIPWEEIGVFVDEQDVPKLDTILTSIPPEVILRKQRLLANPSMKQAMLFPQPAQPGDAFHQVLNGLARKLPHDRSVFLKPGEKSLNWTAGPVGDLKPW; encoded by the exons ATGGGCCTTTCGAAATTGAGTTTTTTAGGGTTTCTTTCTGCTGCATTTCTCGTTTCAATTGATGCTGTGGAACTGCACAGGAATCAACCTACTGAAAGAATTTCAG GTAGTGCTGGTGATGTATTGGAAGATGATCCGGTTGGAAGGTTGAAGGTTTTTGTTTATGAACTTCCAAGTAAGTATAATAAGAAAATTCTGCAAAAGGACCCGAGATGTCTCGCGCATATGTTTGCTGCTGAGATATTTATGCACCGGTTTCTCTTATCAAGTGCTGTCCGGACTTTTAATCCTGAGGAGGCGGATTGGTTTTATACTCCTGTCTACACAACCTGTGACTTGACTCCAAATGGCCTCCCTTTACCGTTTAAATCACCGCGAATGATGAGGAGTGCCATACAGCTTATTTCTTCAAACTGGCCGTATTGGAACCGAACAGAGGGGGCGGATCATTTCTTCGTGGTTCCTCATGACTTCGGGGCATGTTTTCATTACCAA GAAGAGAAGGCAATTGAAAGAGGGATTCTTTCAATGCTACGGCGTGCTACGTTGGTTCAAACATTTGGTCAGAGAAATCACGTGTGCTTGAAAGAGGGCTCAATTACCGTTCCTCCATATGCTCCGCCTCAGAAAATGCATTCCCACCTAATTCCTGATAAGACTCCCAGGTCCATTTTTGTATACTTTCGTGGACTGTTTTATGATGTCGGAAATGATCCTGAAGGTGGATACTATGCAAG AGGTGCAAGAGCAGCAGTGTGGGAGAATTTTAAGAACAATCCACTATTTGACATTTCTACAGAGCATCCAACAACATATTACGAGGACATGCAACGAGCTGTGTTTTGTCTATGCCCACTTGGATGGGCCCCTTGGAGCCCAAGATTGGTTGAAGCTGTGGTATTTGGTTGCATTCCTGTTATTATCGCAGATGATATTGTTCTTCCGTTTGCCGACGCAATACCGTGGGAAGAAATCGGGGTGTTTGTTGATGAGCAGGATGTTCCTAAGTTGGATACCATACTCACATCGATCCCACCAGAAGTTATATTAAGGAAACAAAGATTGCTTGCTAACCCTTCCATGAAACAAGCAATGCTATTCCCTCAACCTGCGCAACCTGGAGACGCATTCCATCAAGTTCTTAACGGACTTGCACGGAAGTTGCCGCATGACAGGAGTGTATTCCTGAAACCAGGGGAGAAGAGCTTGAATTGGACTGCTGGCCCTGTCGGTGACCTAAAACCTTGGTAA
- the LOC127102116 gene encoding uncharacterized protein LOC127102116, whose protein sequence is MDLDSDTETSLTNQHIFELYEFDEDNLEEEFEATNNIDESCEDNLQEEVETNNDTVYIAENVEAEPREKKRLRILSNEERMYIYHELLQKSVDGKLRKGATNEVASSNSVPLRTVQRIWKRAKESETRDVSHRKTKNCGRKRISIDENQIRELPFSQRTNIRSLAFALKTNPTSVFRLIKSGAIRRNSNAIKPLLKEENKISRLEFCLSMLEGTPHDPMFKSMHNIIHIDEKWFYMTKKSEKYYLLPDEDEPYRTCKSKNFIAKVMFLVAQTRPRFDSEENETFSGKIGVFPFVTHEPAIRSSINRVAGTMVTKAITTVNRDVVRSFLIDKVLPAIREKWPRDEFESTIFIQQDNARTHINHDDPLFREAATKDEFDIRLMCQPANSPDLNILDLGFFSAIQSLQYKEAPKTIDELISAVVKSFENFPSIKSNRIFVSLQLCMIEIMKEKGSNKYKIPHVNKERLERVGQLPIQIKCDPILVQEVKNYLNME, encoded by the exons ATGGATTTAGATAGTGATACAGAAACATCATTAACAAACCAACATATATTTGAGTTATATGAGTTTGATGAAGATAACTTAGAAGAGGAGTTTGAAGCAACCAATAATATTGATGAGTCCTGTGAAGATAACTTACAAGAGGAGGTTGAAACAAACAATGACACAG TGTATATTGCAGAAAATGTTGAAGCAGAACCTAGAGAAAAAAAGAGATTAAGAATCTTAAGCAATGAAGAACGCATGTATATTTATCATGAGCTACTACAAAAAAGCGTTGATGGAAAATTACGTAAAGGAGCTACAAATGAGGTGGCTTCATCAAATTCGGTTCCTCTAAGAACTGTTCAACGTATTTGGAAAAGAGCAAAAGAAAGTGAAACACGTGATGTCTCTCATAGGAAGACAAAAAATTGTGGACGTAAGAGAATTTCAATTGATGAGAATCAAATTCGTGAACTTCCTTTCAGTCAAAGAACAAACATTCGATCTTTAGCTTTTGCGTTGAAAACCAATCCAACATCGGTGTTCAGGCTTATAAAATCAGGGGCTATACGGCGTAATTCAAATGCCATAAAACCACTGTTGAAAGAAGAAAACAAAATATCTAGGCTGGAATTTTGTTTATCAATGCTTGAAGGTACACCACATGATCCAATGTTTAAGAGCATGCACAATATTATTCATATTGATGAAAAATGGTTTTATATGACTAAAAAATCCGAGAAGTATTATTTGCTCCCAGATGAAGATGAGCCATATCGGACATGTAAGAGCAAAAATTTCATTGCCAAAGTTATGTTCTTAGTTGCTCAAACTCGACCACGATTTGACTCAGAAGAAAATGAAACTTTTTCGGGTAAAATTGGTGTTTTTCCGTTTGTTACCCATGAACCGGCTATAAGGTCAAGTATTAACAGAGTTGCGGGAACAATGGTAACAAAAGCAATAACTACGGTAAATAGAGATGTGGTAAGATCATTCCTTATTGACAAAGTTCTACCCGCTATAAGAGAAAAATGGCCAAGAGATGAATTTGAGTCAACAATATTTATCCAGCAGGATAACGCAAGGACGCATATAAACCATGATGATCCTTTATTCCGTGAAGCTGCCACCAAGGATGAGTTTGATATTCGTTTAATGTGTCAGCCTGCAAACTCTCCAGATTTGAATATCTTAGACCTTGGTTTTTTCTCGGCTATACAATCATTGCAATACAAGGAAGCACCGAAAACTATTGATGAACTTATCAGTGCAGTGGTGAAGTCATTTGAAAATTTTCCTTCAATTAAGTCCAATCGTATATTTGTATCATTGCAACTATGCATGATAGAGATCATGAAAGAGAAAGGTTCCAATAAATATAAAATTCCTCATGTAAATAAGGAAAGGCTTGAAAGAGTAGGACAACTACCCATTCAAATTAAGTGTGATCCAATATTAGTACAAGAAGTCAAAAATTACTTAAACATGGAGTAA